From the Amia ocellicauda isolate fAmiCal2 chromosome 12, fAmiCal2.hap1, whole genome shotgun sequence genome, the window AGATGATGGAGCTGGTGGAAAACCGGGCCAGGCAGATGGAGGCCCACTCACAGTGCTTCCAAGAGCCGCCCGAGGTGGAGAAGACGGTGGAGAAGGTGAAGCAGGACTTGGTCCCCCCCGAGAGGGCTTCTGCGCGGCGGCCGCGGCGGCAGCGCAACAGCGAGAGCCGAGACTCGTGCCACAACAACGCCAATGGCACGGAGGAGGTGGGCGAGGATCTGGTGCCTAAGGAGAAGAAGTCCAAGTCTGCCAAGAAGAAGAAACGCTCCAAGGCCAAGCAGGAACGGGAGGTTTCCCCCGGGGATTTCAACATCGACCCCAATGAGCCCACCTACTGCCTGTGCAACCAAGTGTCATACGGGGAGATGATCGGGTGTGACAATGGACAGTGCCCCATCGAGTGGTTCCACTTCTCCTGTGTTGGACTTACCTACAAGCCAAAAGGGAAATGGTACTGTCCCAAATGCAGAGGGGACAGCGAAAAGACGATGGACAAAAGCATTGAGAAAACTAAAAAGGATAGAAGATCTAGGTAGTGTTTATATAcatgttcattttgttttattttttttccaacagtTGTGTTGCTGATGAAACAATCTGATTTAGAGAGGAGCATATGCCTATGCAATCGTTTAAATCTAGGGTATTAACGTTGCCATATGGCTGCTCTCACTTCACCTGTTGCTGCACTTagccaaaaaaacaaatacaagacTGTAACAGGTGCCCTTGCAGCCCAATGGAAAATTGCATAGACCGAAAGAAGACCTCTCTATTTTACTAAAAGATTACTAAAGGTGATATGTTAAACAATACTGCCATTACTACTCTGTATAGgtgctttttttcatttttgtctgACTCATTACTGAACACAGAAGGATCATGCATCTATAAGGTTTACGTGTTTGTAAACGTCTTTGAAAGTTGGAACAATGATATGACCAGGCATAAGGATACCATCATAAGTGGGGACACATGGTCTTTGGCATTTTCTACATTATGTTGGAAATATCTGTACAGACTGATTTTACTACTTTGTAaaactggaaaatatattttccaactttttttttttttttttatagtcttCCAAACCAGTGGCAGATTTCACTGTTCAGTACCCTGTTTGGtctaatttaattttcttaagTTTTGCAGTATTTAAATAAACCTGTGCCAGTGATGcctgtgtgttattttattaaacccAGAAGAAAACATAGATGCATTTTTGATTGGTTGTTTGCCAATATACAAtagtcattttgttttggttttctctTTTCCTGACTGTTGGTTTCCTAAAGAAAGCCCTGTAAGGTTGTGTAGTCCAACATTTTCACCATGAAGCTGGAAATAGATTTTAAGTCTATTGTGTAATGGAGTCAATAAGGCTTTTACTGTAAGAACTCTTCTTCTGGGGTCATTTCTTACAAAAGTCTGATACTGAGAGATGCTTGTACTGCTATAGTAGTCATGCTGCTAGAATCCCATAGAAAAACATTACCAATGCTGTCGTGTGAGCGTATTAGATCCGTGCCGAGAGAAATCAGTGGTTTGGCAATTGCAATTGAAGCATGGTGACAGATTACATCATTACAAGTAATGACCACTGTCTggagtgagtttttttttttttttttttcttctccccctCTTCCCATCTTATGGTTGGGTAATTCTTAAGATGCttacaaaatgtacagttaTCCTCAAACCAGGTCTTAATTCATCAAAATTTCACGTGTTCCAGAATAGACTGGAAAATCTTCTGGCTTCAGAACCAGTTGATTTAATTCATCAAACAGGAAAGCATTAGTTTGTATAGGATTTGGAGAGAGAATTGATTCCAGATTTGTTTCCAAGATAGATCTCATCATAAATATCAGACAATAAACTTGTACTCCTAACTCTAACCCAGATATTTCCATGTCTATGCAGATTCAATACCATTATCTTTTGTCTCTTTTTGGCATTGTAtactagtttttttttattattctacaGACAGACTTCTCCGGAGACCATTCTTTGTTGAAATCTAACTTGATCCGTTGCCAATGCCAAATTGTTAATTAGTGTCTAATTAGCTTAAATAAACAAAGAGCTGTAAAGATGAGTAGATTACACAGGCTTAATACTGCAATCCTTAGGTCTATATTAGGCCTACGTTAAGTGGGAATGGGTTcgatctgtgtgtatatataacatcAGTTAGCTGAATTTACAACAGCAGGGCTTTCTGGACCCCTTGATACAACCTGCATTGTGTAATAAATCTAAACCTTAATGCTTTTCACTGGTTTTACTCAACAATGATAAGGCACTGAGGATTGTCAGTTTCGTACTTGGAATAAGACACTCCAGCTTTCCCTTTTTTAATTACTCCGAGACTCACTCATTATAAAAGGGGttctaatacattattttatcatttcatttgtttttttagttttgtatggTCATGACTGCACCAGGTGACTTGTGTTGCACCCTTAAACTAAACTTGATATTCAAGCTTTGATCTAAcctttgttgttttaaaactgATAGCCTCACCTAGTTTCTGTATGCCACCTTTTCTGCACGTGTcctttgttttccatttaattaAACGTGTATGTCTTTCTACATTCTCACTGGGTTCCATGAGTTACTTAGCTGTGATTATTCCATTAACATGCCCCAAAAAATTATCTGTGGTGGCAAGATTCATGCTACCTCGAATCAAGAGCATCTTTTTAAATGCGTTATTCCTTCTCATCGGCTTTCTATGATGGTTCTGTCTTCTATGTTCTTTTTCAAGAGCAAAATAAAAGGAGGATATTTAAAGGTTAAGGGAACACGGGCACAGTATtagaaaatacattcaaatttaTAAATAGAAATGCGATCTACTGGGATTGGGGGCTTAAAAAATGTGGGATACATCTCTGACCAGGACAGGGAAAGTGATCTATTTCAATGCAGGTTTGTGGTACAAGTAGCTCCTTAATTATAAGACTGAGTGTATTATCTATTAATCAAGGAGTTATGCTCAGACTGCTGTatattcagcttttttttttttggtaagtgCTTACATAATACATGATATATAGAATTTATCCTGTATTAATCCCCAGTATCAATAATTAGCAAGAGGTGGGGTAGGGGGTAGACATCTGAAATGCATTGGAAAGAACAGTACTTGAGTATGCATTCAAAAATAGGTTGAGCATTCCTCGGGAGTAATACCTAAGAAAACCATTTCCCATGAAGTGAATTGTTTTACGCCTGACCAAACAAATCTACACCTGCCTGgactatattaatttttcttgTTCCACattttattgacatttaaaGCTGAAATTGACTCCTTTCGGTTTTCGATTCAGGATTCTCAACCCCGGTTTCTGTGGCATTTGTACAATAAAAGCGGCATGTTTGATCAAAGCATGTCTCTTAAAATAGGATGTTCTCAGGCGGTCGTTAGGAATGTCACCTGGGCCCATTAATCCGACACACTCAGAGATAGGACAGGTTTATAACTACAGccttaaataaatgtgaaaactgAAGGTTAAACACCTGCTCAATTGATATCTATATCAGCAGAAGGCATGACACTAATAATTATATTCTTTCAAAACTGGAAATATAAAACCTTTGGAATATTTTTCTAAAATGAatataggatatatatatatatatatatatatattttttttttttttagttaacCACATTTTTCAAAAAGACTGTATCTGGATATGCTTTGAGAAGGAATACCTGAACATGACAATTGTGGGTTATCATCACAAACAGTCCCCTATGATGGTGCCCATTGGCTTATGTTTTATGGTGTTATGAGATCTGGTCATTTCATCTGTTCAAAACCAGTTCTtcatcctcttcctcttcctcctcgctGGTGCTCGACTGCTCCCCGAACAGGTCTGTTCCAGCCGACGAGGATTTCACAATCTCTTTTGACATGAGCTTCAGGGTAATGAGCGTGGCGCTGTCACTCAGTCCGAGCAGAGCGGTTCGGCTGTCACAAGTCAGTGAGAGACACTGGATTCTGCTGTCAGGTGTGAAGATGGATATAACCATGCCAGTGTTCAGGTCCCAGAGGCTGATTTCacctgggggggtgggggaacaGGCCCGTTGGCACTTAATACACAAAAATACTCCTGGGACACATGACACTGCCTTGCTGTaccatagtattttttttttgtgtgtaactTCTCTACATTAAACTGAGGAATGGCCAACTTCAATGCCATATCttttttaattatcttttaACTGTCAATGTAACACTATTTCATGAGAACATAATATATTTTCTTACCCTGCCACCTTGAAACCATTGACAGAGACAGAAGAGAAAAGAGTTTCAGGTGGGCAGAGTAGGATCATAGCAGTAGCAAAGCTGCAGCACAATGAAGACCTCTTTAacactaacaaacaaaacaaaatcactatATACCAGCAAGGAAACTGAGTGTGTTTGGTTGGCAATAGTGTGCATGACCGTCCAGTCATTATGTTATAAAGCCTTGGATAGATTTCCTTCCCCATGGTTACAACATGCACATACTTTGCTTTGTTGTGGTACCATGGCTTACTGTACCTCTCCATGTTTTACCACAACTTTAATTTGGCttcactacactttactgtaagGTTCCCCAAATAATAATTGCTTACTCCACATCAGTAGGTGTGAAAGAAATAATAAGTAGCAATTATAGATgtcaacaaatacataaatcaggGCTATTTTAGGAAACATTCCATAAGTAATTAAATTGTAATGAACTGGCATTTATGATGGCTTTACAGACAAAAGTGTAATATTACTCCCCTAAGGCCTGTATTCTGTTTGTAATCAGTCAGCAAGAACAATTCCCTTAAAACTGAATGACACAACGTCAGCACTTCTTAGCAGAAATAATATGTAGATTGGTGTTGGGATTAATAATACACAGATCATTGATGTTTATAAATGAGCTCTGCGGTGCTGGAGACGTGTATAGGAGCATTCTGATTGATATTGCCGTGTCGTGAAGCTGATTTAGCAGTGTTTACACCAACCCCTCACAGTTCAGCGTGAGATTAGCACATACCGGTGAGCAGGATTGCTTTCGCTCCCTCCTCTGTGATGTACAGCTTGCTGTTCACTCCCAGATTCAGGCTTTCGTATCCAGAAATGGTTTTATGGACTCTTCTGAAAGGATCCCAAACTTTCAGCCTGCATATGTAAAACAAGGGTATTATCATTAAAAAGCCCCCATTTGAAAGTATGGGTTCTGTGCCTGTGGGTTAAATAGAGCTTCCATca encodes:
- the ing2 gene encoding inhibitor of growth protein 2, with amino-acid sequence MLGHYPSAERSQLVGYVEDYLDCVESLPLDIQRNVSLLREIDTKYQEVLKEVDDVYEKYKKETDSGQRKRLQNHLQRALISSQELGDEKIHVVTQMMELVENRARQMEAHSQCFQEPPEVEKTVEKVKQDLVPPERASARRPRRQRNSESRDSCHNNANGTEEVGEDLVPKEKKSKSAKKKKRSKAKQEREVSPGDFNIDPNEPTYCLCNQVSYGEMIGCDNGQCPIEWFHFSCVGLTYKPKGKWYCPKCRGDSEKTMDKSIEKTKKDRRSR